Genomic segment of Chrysiogenia bacterium:
GGACAATCGCTCTGGAATGCTGCTACCTGGGAAGCACCGCATGATCCGTCGGGCTACCTGGTGAAGGACGCGGATGCGCCCGCGCCCTCGCGGCGGATGCTGTGGCTGCTCTTCGACGAAGCGGACTACGAGCTGATCTTCGAGCATCGCAGCCCGAATATTTCCCTGCCGGCAATCGACGCGCTTGCTGCCCGGGCCGTGCAACTGACGAATGCTGCTGCGCCCGGTCCGGCCACGGCCTATTCCATTCCGGCGTACACTTCGGGCAGGGAAGTGCTCAGTGCGATGCCGGTTGCCCGCGACCGGATGCTGCTGCAATTCGCGGGGGCAGAGGACTACGTGCCATGGAGCCAAGTCCCGACCTTGTTCGAAATGCTTCACGATCAGGGGGCGCGGGTTGGCGTCGAGGGCTGGCACCACCCCTACTGCCGGCAGTTCGCGGCGCAGCTTTCCTATTGCCGCGATCATCTCTCGCCGCCGCTGCTGGACGGGCGCGGCATGGGCGCCTGGGAGATGCAGTGGCAGCGCCTGCTGCAGAGTTTTCCGCTGGTCTACCGCCTGGGCGGCGGGATTCTCGAAGACTCGCGGCTGCGCAAGACCGAACTGGAGTCGATTCACGAAGGCGCGCTGGCACTGGCGGCGGACCCGTCCATCGACTTCGTGTGGGTTCACTATCCTGTGCCCCACTTGCCGGGAATCTGGGATGCCGGCGCCGACCGCTACGTGCTCGACCGGCAGGGCAGCTACGAAGACAACCTCGAACTCATGGACCGCGCGTTGGGCGAAGTGCTCGCGACGCTCGATCGCAGCGACCTGGCGGGCATCACCGACGTCATCGTGACATCGGACCACCAATTTCGGACCAAGAAAAATGACGACAGGCGCGTGCCCTTGCTGATTCGTTTCGCGGGAGAAGAGCGCGGCGCGCGATTCGACGGAGCGCTCAATGCGCGCGTCGCGCACGACCTGGTGCTGGAGCGATTTGCCGGAAAGATCACCGACGTTTCTTCATTGCTGGACTGGCTGGGTGAGCGTGCCGATTACTCGGGCCGGTAGCACTGCATCGGCTTCGCATTGCCGGGTGTCTGGCCCCTGGGCAGGAT
This window contains:
- a CDS encoding sulfatase-like hydrolase/transferase codes for the protein MSAQARRALICLSLGNLWFLPVWAELLPSAIGGRNLYYFAALPPRIHYWLLPISVVLLAAIFFGVSSALKRSAFTEAVFLLLLVIPLNGIRIQIDALALGSLVRVFGKAGLLGAGLAGLALGVWLLLKRRESLVRAVLGALTMAAAFVPVTFGQSLWNAATWEAPHDPSGYLVKDADAPAPSRRMLWLLFDEADYELIFEHRSPNISLPAIDALAARAVQLTNAAAPGPATAYSIPAYTSGREVLSAMPVARDRMLLQFAGAEDYVPWSQVPTLFEMLHDQGARVGVEGWHHPYCRQFAAQLSYCRDHLSPPLLDGRGMGAWEMQWQRLLQSFPLVYRLGGGILEDSRLRKTELESIHEGALALAADPSIDFVWVHYPVPHLPGIWDAGADRYVLDRQGSYEDNLELMDRALGEVLATLDRSDLAGITDVIVTSDHQFRTKKNDDRRVPLLIRFAGEERGARFDGALNARVAHDLVLERFAGKITDVSSLLDWLGERADYSGR